The Clupea harengus chromosome 22, Ch_v2.0.2, whole genome shotgun sequence genomic sequence tctcggcctaaTTCAATTCACCATCAGTATAAATACCTACCTGACATATTTTCTCTTACCCTATTTAAACGTGTTTAACGTTGACATTTTCACCTACATCACTGAGTTGGATATTTACAGACCAGACTTTTTAAAGGcatgacataaatatgtcataATATCCTCATCTATCATACAATCCTCTCTGTGCAGAGAAAGCCAGAGATGTGATCTAGATTTCTCCAACACAGTAATTAAAGCATAATTAGGTCAGCCAGGATGTTGTTTAAAATCCCCCTGCTGCTCCCCAGAAGAGGTATATGTTtcgtctttcttttctctttctttttttcctctctctcccttttcttttacTCCTGGGCTTCTAGCTCTTCCACTTCTTGTgttgtgctgtctctctgtgttcctgtgcttTCAGATGGCTCGAGTTACGAGTCTCCAGAGCCCTTCCTGATTGACGAGGGCCCGAGCTGGAGAGCGCAGGCCCCCCGCCTCTCCCTGGTGCTGgccccgctgctgctgctgctgctgctggcctctGTGTGAAGACCTCCAGCCTGTGACCACTCGGGCTCCTTTACCTGGAGCCCTGGATGCTcccaccaccctctctctcctccttctccccctccgcTTTCTttgccctcccctctcccctcttctccccgacttctcttcccctttcccaTTTCCCCTGGCCCAATTCCCTCAGGGACACCCTCTCgacccacaccaccacacacaccgaacaAATGAGCactgagtgtggatgtgtgtgagtgtgtgtgtgtgtgtgtgtgtgtgtgtgtgtgtgtgtgtgtgtgtgtgtgtgtgtgtgtgggtgtgtgcgacACTGTGACAAATAGAAAAACCGCAGACACCTGGGGCCTGCCAAGCATTTTAGAGAATCATATCTGGTGAAACTTTTCTTGAAATTCACAAAAACTCTGATTTCTGTTGGTTGTCGCATTCTGAGGCCTAGGTTAATTCCATCACCTGTGTCACAGCTGTCACCCCCCGCAAATGTTATTTTGGCTGGACAGTTCTTCGATGTAACAGCCCACATTCAGGATTCACACTTTCAGCCAGCTGGATCAAGAGGGCATTAGCCCAAGGGATCCCATTAAATATGGCTTCTAATGACACCAAAGGACTTGAGCTGTCTGCGTGTGTACATGAAAGATAAGGAAGAGAAGGCTTTGGAGTCTGAACATCAGGCAGATGGACATCATGAGAGAGCCACTTGCATGGACACtgtgacaaataaaatgaattaaaaaaatgtattaataatgaaaaagaaaaacactgacCTTCTTAATGATATATTTTTACTCAGAAATACAGAGAAGTgtgatcaaataaaaaaaaaaagcctcttaGACTTATTAGCTGCTGCGCTGTGCTTCGCCTATGGCTCTGGAGCCTTCTCACTCATCACGACTGCTTTTGCCTATGAGTTTGGTCTGCCACAGCACAAAATGCCACTTATGGTGCTTTATCCCTGCTGGAGAGAGCCTAAGCGGGGTCTGACACAGGCCGCCGCATATCCATCTGGAGAACACAGATCAACACGGTCAGTTTGCCGCGCTGAGGAATGCCAGACACTAATGCTGCAAAATGAAGCTTTGATCATCTGAAAACtttgaaggcacacacacacacacacatatggtggAAGGCAAAAGGACTGCTGTGTTTAGAGTGGAGTCTGGGGATGGGCTTTCTCTAATGTGAAAATCACAACATAATGAGACAACATGGAAAGAGCATCCACAAACAAGACTGGATATTTTTATGTGTTCTACTTCATGTTATTTTTGTAGCATTTAAGAGCAGAATCCATTATTCATGGGATCTTTGGGGGATTGTCTTTGAGTGATGACAGGCTATGGGCGGTGACTCAGCTGCTCGATGCATTTTTGGGGGGATTCTTTCACTGTAATCGTGGTTGTTATTGTGCTCTTGTCAAATTGTAATCAGTATTTAATGGACAAAAACGGCATCCAGACTTGATTGTATGTTCATCAGACTTGGTGTAtctgttctcttttttcattcaagttattttgtACAGCTTACTCGTTTTGTCAAATTGCGacaaacatgttcaaaaggagccacacaaataaagctttttgtcTATAGAGGGTTCTAATGTGTTGTAGCGCTCCCATTATCCAAAGATCATTTAATATTACACAGCACTAGATGACAAGTAGCACTCCCAGGGTGATCTGGGACATACTTGGTAATAGTATCCAGATGATCTAGATGAGCTTTGCATGTCTCTCTATATAGTATTTAGTTGAACTAGCTCACTTTAGCATGCAAGAGAAATAATTTGTACATAAATCATTACTTGTATCAAAATATATTGTGTAAAATGCCAGAAATATTAAGTACATAATTACTGCTTTATAACAGTGAAGCCCTGCTAAAGATATTTCATATGCCTCGTTTTGCAAATACACATTAATGGAAGATTTATGTTTTAGAGAATATAATTTGGTTACCAAGTTTCGACATACATGGAAATAAACACGCTGAAAAGTGTTCAGACCACAACATTCATCAACTGAACCAACTCACAAAAACAggaccacttggtggataggTTGTCCATGTGTTTTCACATTCAAGTGTATATTTCTTGTTTTCCAGCTGTTTCCTTTATAGTTTCACGCACTTCACCATATTTTGTGTGGCATAAATCTTTCATTTTTTCGATCTATTTTGAGAAAACCATCCCCTCAGTATACCATTGAAATATGGGTTCGCAAGATTTGTGCCAAAAAGCATTTTTCACCGCGCTTCCAGAGGGAACGTGCCAACAGCTTGAGTTTTCATCCCCAGATGTTTCTTCACAGTTTGGTGCCAAAACATTATTGACTATAATTTTTCATCCCAGAGACTGtaattttgtatgttttatcCCTATGTGTGGGTTTTTGCTATTCATGGATGGTGGACAATATCAACATTTTGGCCTTTTAAAACCCCTTACCCTTGACAACCTTAATATTTGACTCTGCTCTTAGGTCAGATCCCTGGTAGGCAATGCCACTTTAACCAATCAGGAGCTTTGGCCTGCCCTGGTTGCTCAGTCAACTATTAGGTGTGGGCAGGGCTGAGAAATGTGGATGTCCTACGTGAATAATTTATGCAATGTAGACTATGatgaaaaatacataggcaGGGAGAGCTCTGAGGCAGGTAGTTCAGTGAAGGAAGTCATGTTCTATATACAAAGGGAACAGGTAGTGGCCGCAGGGAAAGTGACACTCTCTGGGCCTCTTTTTGAAGTTCCCTTTGAAATAAAATGCACCTGGTGGCGCACGTATCGCATTGTATGTTTTAAAATTGAACAGCTGATCAGCTATTCATGgaatcaaccccccccccccccccctgttttttTAATGCTTAGGGTCAATTTATTGACATACCAGTGAGCTACATTTTCTTTTAAATGAAGAACTATTATCGTGATGTATATGCAATGTTTTAGTATCAGGCTGTAGTTCGTAAACATTTGTGCATCACCAATATTTTTACCCTAAACGTTTCTCTTGACAGTCACCGGTATGTGTTTTCTCCATTGTACACCTAAACGTGAGctgttgtctttgtttgttcgtgtgtgtgtgtgtgtgtgtgtgtgtgtttccctttgaAAGATATTTGTCGCCCCCAACAGTTTCAAAAGTGTGACTACAATGTTCAGAAGTCTTCGAGTGTTAGGCGATGCATCAGTCATGCCGATAGATTGTATTATGCTTTAAGTGCTTTCATGCAAAGCCTACATTTATATAGTTTGGAAGAAATGATAATTTCTCCTCTGATTTCAACTGAGTTGCTGGCATCTACTATGTCAGTTGCCCGGAGTAGGCTACTTTTACCTCCACGCCCTCTGTTGCTGATGGTAATGCGCACTTCACGGCCAAACAGGGAACATGAGCAACAAACTTAAGGACTGCGAATTAACTGTCTTGAATATGACGAAAGCCCTCTCTAAGAACGCATGGGAAGCAAAGAGGTTCGACAATCAAAAATGTATTCTTCAACAGGATCACCGGAGAGTGATATTTTCGATCAACAAGGAGTTAAGAGAGGTTAAAACCAACCTGCGGCAAATCGGAGCAATAAGTGGGTATTGCCATGAAACAAGGACTCCACATTTTACCTCAGTAAGTGGTACACCAAATTTAAACATCTCCACTAAGGATGTTACAACGTACATTTCTAAACGTGACAGAGAAATTGGTCATAACAAGATTCTAAATGCAGAGGATATGGTTCCTGACATGCCTTGGTTACGCACGCATTGGACTTGTGCACGCGTTCCCCGGAATTGTGATTGCGTGGTGACTCCTGAATCGGACACCTTGGACGTGTCTGATGGGCCGCTGGTTGAGAAAAGCAATGCAAGACATCATTTTAGTGAGTATGAAACTCATATGTCGTCAGAGCCTAAGGATCAAAGTTTGATCAATCTCAGACGTGCTAATATGAATGTGaagaaacaaaataacaaacagaAGGGGGCACCCCCGGTTAAACTTGAACAAGCATTAGTTTGCAGGCAGGATTTAAGTGGATCAGCCTTGGAGCAAAATAGAGTAACTCAAGATCTTGCCCAATCGCTGTCATCGCTCTCTAATAAAACAGAGGCATACCGCCGCAAGAAGCCGCTTAGACAAGAAGAGTTTGAGGGAGAATACCACATCTTAGGGTCAAAACGTTCACCCCCAACAAATTCAGCACACAAAGGTCACGATCCTTCAACGCACCAAGAGCCTGTTGACTTGCAAACGCTCAGGCTTGAGAAGGGGTGTTTGCCGCCCGCAGCTGAGGCGAAAAGTAACCTGTATGAGGGGGGGTTGCCTTCAGTTCAGTCAGAAACATTCAAGCGGCCCCTCGTGCGTAACCGAACAGCGAGATCCTACAGCACACAACATTTTGGCACCAAGGACAGCGCCCACGCTAAAATGTCAAACGCAGCTGTTCGCAAAAGCCTCCAACAACTGGTACAAGACTACAGCCGAGCAAATAGAATGTCTTActtggaaaaagaaaagcaaacgTTTTTAAGAGGACGTGTTTCTGATTTTGTCCGAAGACTTACTGATAATtcttaatgaaaaaaaaagtatctccATGAATTCAAACAATTTGTCCAGTATATTTAGTTTGGGTCATCCTTTTGGCTCGCGAAAGCATTTTAGTAGACGCTGTAAACGGGCCTGGGGTAGACCCAAGGCCTGTGGTTACGTAACAATGCCCACAAGTTGACAATGTATAGGCTACGTTAACTATTTTAGAATATTGCTAAGCCTGTCCGACCTCAACAATGTCGGATGGCGAGGAAGACTCCAATGCTGAGCACAACGTATTTATGAGCCTGGTTTCCCGTGTCATACGACAACCTCTTTATAGATTTCCAGGGCAGTGGGGTCTCGAATCATATGAACCACGGATCTACAAAGCACTGGGAAACAAACTGCGCAATGCAACATCCGAAGAATTTGAATTCTTTATATCAGACTTCATCACCTTCGCCCAGACAGCCCATGTGCAGCTCAACACACAGTTCTACCTGGAGTTCATGAACGTGTGCACCAACATCATCCTGCATTGGGTCTTTGCGCGCAGGGGGAACGTGGAAATCATTAGAACACTCATGGCGCGAACATCGTATTTCCTCCAAGACCCGAATGACTGTTTGGCCATTGCCTGGAGGTAAGAAACTTGGCTTGGTGATCTGGCTATTCCTTTAGTATATACCCACCCGTGTCCATTATTAAGTCAACAGACTTTCAAACAAGCACGTAAGGCTTTCACTTTTCAAAGAAATATATGGGCAAGACCTAATCAGCAAGCCCAATGCAATTGTAGACTGTTACTGTCACCTGTTCCTGCGCCCAAAACGAGCACAGTCACGTGGCTTGAATGAGACAACAAATATAGGCCTCTCTGTGCAGGTCCTTCACACCCATTTACAGCCCAAGCCCCATGGGTGGAGTGACGCCGTTGATATTCGTGGCCCAGAACCGGCAGTATGACGTTCTAAAGGTTCTACTGCAATACGGGATGTTGGAGCGCGAACGGCGACCTACTTATATCATCATTTGTCTCCTGTTCATCCCGCCACGCCTAGACGTGCAGGATGAGCACAACCAAGGGGAAGTGGGCCGAGGCATCCGCGAGTGCTTGGAACTGTGCTGCAGAGTGctcacctccatctccataACTGACATCGAGGTGAAGTGGCCTAGGATACAGGCAGACGCCACATAAACCAGTGATCTGGGAAATACAGAAATATGATCATTAGATAACACAAAAGTGCTCTATAACCTGATTAGCAACGTGCCTTTGTAAGTATAAATGGACAGGAATGACGGACTGCTCTGTTACCCATCACACAGGGTCCTTTAGGTACATGTGCTAAGACATGCTATCATGGCGATTCTGCTATTCTCAGGGTTAGAAAGTGCATAAGAGTACCAATGAAACTACATTCATAACAATTCCCAACCACTCTACGCACTACATGCATTAACCTGTAAAGGGTTAGTAGTGTGATTTCTCCACTAATCTTCTGCAGATGCAGATCATTTATGGGCGGATGCCGATGATTGAGGACTGGAGAGACTGCATCCCCGCTAACCGCTACCAGGAGCCCTGTGAGCTGACCCACCTCTGCAGGGCGGCAGTGCGTGGATGTCTGCTGAGGATGGGTCGACTCCCTGGTGGCATTAAGGACCTACCTCTCCCCTCGTGCCTCCAGTCTTTCCTCAATCTTGAGTTCTGAACCCCTGAACTTGGCCTTCGCTGACACTTGCACTTCTCAGGGACCTCAAATTAAATGGCCTTTGTCTTTTTTAAGACCAAGACACGACCTCTCATAGTTGcacttactttttttttgcttttcaaaTGCAAATCAGCAACAGCTGTGAATGAAGCACTTCGCATTGTACTGTGTATGAGCGCACATTTATATGAGTATGTCATAGACTCAGTTAAATCCTTGTGTTAAGGCGGTAGACAGCTTTGTGTTCTCTGGCGTAGATAGACACTGGGTTatatcattgtttttttttgtcatttactTAGTGTCTTGGAAACTGCAAAATATCATGCTCAAAGGTTTAGTTACACTGTGTCAAATTGCTAAACACAGGTGGTGTAGATGGCAGTGAACCGAAGTGctgtgagtttttgttttgtttctttactGTACATGATGAAACAATGAGGGAGTGTTCCATGGGGTTAAAGCAACCGAACAAACAAATCCCAGTTTGAAGGGTGGGTATGGCAAATCATATGTACTGAAAAAAGTATCCAGCTGACAGGCTAGATACTGCACAGAACAATTCATCTGTCAAAAGACAATGAATGGAGAGGTGAAAGTGCGGAAagaaactgaaaagaaaaaaaccttgGCTGCTAGGAACCTGTCGTGTGTTTGAAACCAAACAAGCCGTGGAGcaagagaaccagagagagagtgctgcgATGCCAGGCTGGTGGCACACATCccactctctgctctccctaATGAGAGCCTGTGGGGTTTCAGAGTAGCCTAACAACCATCATGCTTCCCCTGGCGACTCTGGCAGGGGGTGCTGAAGATTACGGCCCCCCTGCAGGCTCAGCGAATTCTGACGCCCTTTCAAGTTTGCTTGACGACaggcaacaacacaacacaatctcatcattttttttttttttttttcggcaAACTGAATATAATGCCTGTTATTGGCATTATGAATAAGAATGATTTTGGGGGATTTATGAAAAGAAATGCATTATTCACTGTTTTGTGCTATGGCTTGGAGCCTTGTTTTGATTCATCTTTAAAATTCCACAAATGCCTTCAtgtatgtgtttcatcacaAGGACCAATAAGAACAGACCaataagagaaacagagagattaTGACGTTTATGTTCAACAGCAAAGCACAGCAGGAAGCAAATCTTTGAAAGAAGTGATGCTGATCTTCTTGGGTAGGCCTACATGATGCAAATCACTGACATCAGACCTCCAGATAATTTTAGTTGTGCTGGAGGAGAACTGACTGAAATATCCAGAGCCATTGTCAACTTCATATACCAACTGGGATTAACCTACTTTTGTGGTGAATTCTAATCCAGTCTATGAATTATTTATTCCTCCCCAAACTAACAGAGTTGGTGCAGCGATAGCAAGACGGCTCACTAGACAACACAATATTTGAAAAACAAGTTGACACCTTCGGTGATGCACATAAGGGAATTGGCTGCCTCCACCTAGATGGTTTCCAGGTAATCATGATTTTGCCCTTGAGAGAAAAACCAACACCCTGCAGTACTGAAGGCAAGTTTGCACTGGGCGTTCCATCTTTAGGGAAATCATGGGGTGGGATTTCATCTGCGTGCTTTTTACCAAAACAATGCATTGAAATGAGTATATTGCAGACATTGAGACAATTCATATCAGATGGGATacagtaaacacaaataaaaacaaaaataattcataACAATAAAGAGTTTTACATATGACTATGGTTTATTTTCCTCCCAAAAACAGACACCGTCCCTTAAATAGCAAACATACAAGGTATCATTCAAACCAATCAGGACAAAATAAATCTGTGGAGTCTTATGATGGTTTATAAGTGGTTGTGATTATGAACTTTGTTCAGATTTCAGCAGATTATAATCAGTACTTTAAAGATAAGAAAAATGCACAAAAGACAATTTTTCTCCAGGATGATATAAAGTAATTTGTAAAGCTCTATATATACCCTGATACAATATTACCATGGAATAATATCTGTAAAGTAACGAGAATAAATAACTCAAAGCCACTTTCATGCTGGCCATCAGGGTTGATGCTACTAGGCATTTTCAAATCTGTTAATAAGTGACATGACGCACAGTAGATACCCCCCACTGACCATATTGCATATTCTGTGTCCTGTAGTAAAATTATTGTAAAAACAATTACTGACTCGGATTCATAAGACACTTTTTGCTCAGTAACCATATGCTgatgaagtgttttgaaaaataacCACAGTGATTTCTGAAGCATTATTTTTCTTAAATGAGATGACAATGAAGATTGGCTTAGTGCAACATTAGAGGCTTCACATCCACATGTGAGATGTTATGGAATGGACCAATCAGGCTGCTCAAACTCTGGGCTGTGACACTGACGTTTTATGACTCCAACAGTGCCGTCATCATCGCCAAAAGACCAGTGAAGAGAGAGTAACAAAGCACACTCCGTGGccaaacaacacactcacactcatagcCAAGGGTGAGGACCTCTGTTGTTTTGTCAGGGGCCAACAGAAGCATCCCAGGTCCTCCTCAGACTGACGAGTCTCTGGCCTGTTCCCGAAGTTCCCTTTGCTCCGCGGGTGGTGCTGAAGGTGGGGTGAGTGAGGGTGGTGCAGGGGGTGCGCTGCTGAGGTGTGCTTTTAGCCCAGCAGCTCCGGGTGGAGGCCCACCCTCCGAATCACCTCCTCAGGCATGCAGAACACTGGATTCACCACCTTCACCTCCTCATCCCCGAGGAGGGACAATCCTGCCACACCAAATAGGGTATGGAACGGGTCCACCTGGGGACAGGCGTAGAAATCATTTACTGCCTACATCACCAGCATGTAACTGGTCACGTATTAATGTTGAATATTATACGACTCTTCAGAATGCTACAGAATGTTCCAtggatttgaatgggccaccccaccATTTGAAGGTCTGTTATTTGACCGCTGTAAAACATTAATGTCCACTActattggcaacgggttttacGGGTTTTGTGCTactgattcacatctttcatatcattctgcaagtagttAGTTGACTTATCATAACTGAAAATCATTGTAACTTTGTAACTACACAAGTTCtattttcatcattttggctAGTTAACGTATAGTAAGCGGTATAATTTATAGTTGCCCGCTGCGCGTCAGGGTCCTGTTCGTtctgtcgggatttattttccgaaaCTGACCGGCGGACGATACATTCTCGATTACTTCATATCATATGTATTCTACTTCAGGGGAAGTGAAAAGCATTCCTTCTCTGAAAATAAGGTCACACAACTTGGGTATGATTATGACATTTTTGTGAATGTTGTGTGAACTGCATAGGGTACAGTAATAGCATACCATGTCTCCCGGCCTATCAGCAAAGCCCCCAGTCTCTTCGTCCTGACAGGCTAGAATGAACGTGCTCAGCTTGGTTTTGTCAATCCAGTGAATTCTGCCAATTATCTTCAGAGAGGCAAGGACCCACCAGGAGTAACACACATCAGGGAGCTTCagcaaaaagaggaaaaagcaaTCAGGTTTCTATTATCCTCTTCTACCCTCTTGGTGGCACCGTACACACAAGACATGCAAATCACAGAAGGTAAACCGCAAATGGTTTTTGCATTTTTGCTCTCCTACAATAAGGTTCCAAAATTGTGATCAGCAGCAACCCCACCTTCTCTGGGCGTCCATTTAGACCTCCTGAGGGTAGCTGTCGCTCACACAACCACCAGCCAAGGAGGTCAGCGTTCACCTGGTGTAGCTGGCCTGTGATGGACAGGAAGCCTGTGCAGCAGTAGATCTGATGGGAGTGGGAAGCAAAGAACAGAGGCTGAAAGACACTGCATG encodes the following:
- the LOC105908531 gene encoding ankyrin repeat and SOCS box protein 17; amino-acid sequence: MSDGEEDSNAEHNVFMSLVSRVIRQPLYRFPGQWGLESYEPRIYKALGNKLRNATSEEFEFFISDFITFAQTAHVQLNTQFYLEFMNVCTNIILHWVFARRGNVEIIRTLMARTSYFLQDPNDCLAIAWRSFTPIYSPSPMGGVTPLIFVAQNRQYDVLKVLLQYGMLERERRPTYIIICLLFIPPRLDVQDEHNQGEVGRGIRECLELCCRVLTSISITDIEMQIIYGRMPMIEDWRDCIPANRYQEPCELTHLCRAAVRGCLLRMGRLPGGIKDLPLPSCLQSFLNLEF